Part of the Pseudomonas sp. Leaf58 genome is shown below.
GAAGGGGTAATGGGGCTGTTCGACGGCACCCCGTCCAGCGCCGACCTGGCGCGCCACTTCGGCGTGCCGGTGCTGGCGGTAATCGACGGCACGGCCATGGCCCAGACCTTCGGTGCCCTGGCCTTGGGCCTGGCACGTTACCAGGCCGACCTGCCGTTTGCCGGGGTGCTGGCCAACCGGGTGGGCAGCCTGCGCCACGCGCAATTGTTGGAAGGCAGCCTGACCGAAGGCCTGCGCTGGTATGGCGGCTTGTCTCGCGAGCGCGGCATCGAACTGCCCAGCCGCCACTTGGGGCTGGTCCAAGCCAGTGAACTGAACGACCTGGACGCCCGCCTGGACGCGGCCGCCGAGGCGCTGGGTGCAAGCTGTGACGCCGCCTTGCCACCGCCGGTGACGTTTGCCGAACCTGAACCGCAAACGGGCGCTGCCTCGCTGGCCGGCGTACGCATCGGCGTGGCACGGGACGAGGCATTCGCCTTCACCTATGGCGCCAACCTCGACCTGCTGCGCAACCTTGGTGCGCAGCTGGAATTCTTCTCGCCATTGCACGACCGCGAGCTGCCGGCGGTAGACAGCCTGTACCTGCCAGGCGGCTATCCCGAGCTGCACCATCACGCCTTGGCTGGCAATGCGCCGATGAACGAGGCAATCCGTGCCCATCACGCCCAGGGCAAACCCTTGCTGGCCGAGTGCGGTGGCATGCTGTATCTGCTTGATGCGCTGACCGACGTAGCCGGTGAGCGTGCCCAACTGCTCGGCCTGCTGCCGGGCGAGGCGACCATGCAGAAGCGCCTGGCGGCCTTGGCACTGCAGGCGGTTGAACTGCCAGAAGGTACCCTGCGCGGCCACACCTATCACCACTCGCTGACCAACACCGCGCTGGCGCCGATCGCCCGTGGCTTGAGCCCCAACGGCGGGCGCGGCAACGAAGCGGTGTACCGCCTGGGGCGGTTGACGGCTTCCTACGTGCACTTCTATTTCCCCTCCAACCCGGATGCGGCGGCGGCGCTGTTGCGACCATGAGCGAGCACGCTTTCAGTGACGCCGAGCGCGCCGCGATCTACCGGGCCATCGGCGAACGCCGCGATATGCGCCATTTTGCCGGTGGCGAGGTGGCTCCAGAGCTGCTCGGCCGCCTGCTGGCCGCCGCGCACCAGGCGCCCAGCGTCGGCCTGATGCAGCCCTGGCGTTTTATCCGCATTACCCAACGCGACCTGCGCACTCGCATCCAGGCCTTGGTCGAGGCGGAGCGGGTGCGCACTGCCGAGGCCTTGGGCGAGCGCTCCGACGCCTTCATGAAACTGAAGGTGGAAGGCATCAACGATTGTGCCGAGTTGCTGGTGGCCGCCCTGATGGACAACCGCGAGCCGCATATCTTTGGCCGGCGCACCCTGCCGGAAATGGACCTCGCCTCGCTGGCCTGCGCCATCCAGAACCTGTGGCTGGCGGCCCGTGGCGAAGGGCTGGGCATGGGCTGGGTGTCGCTGTTCGACCCATTGGCGCTGGCGGCGCTGCTGGGCATGCCGGCCGGGGCCAAGCCAGTCGCGGTGCTGTGCCTGGGGCCGGTAACGGCGTTTTATCCGGCACCCATGCTGGCGCTGGAAAACTGGGCCGAACCACGGCCCTTGAGTGAAATGCTGTTTGAGAACCAATGGGGAGAACGCCAATGAGCGTGGCCTTGCTGACCGTGGCCGGGGTGGCCCTGGATGCCTTGCTGGGCGAACCGCAGCGGCGCCACCCGCTGGTGGCCTTTGGCAACATGGCTGGCAACCTTGAGCGCCGCCTGAATGCCGGTGGGCGCGGCTGGCGCAGCCACGGCGTCAGCGCGTGGTTTTTGGCGGTGGTGCCGCTGACCTTGTTGGCGCTGATCCTGTCCTGGCTGCCGTACATCGGCTGGCTGGTCGATATGCTGGCGCTGTACTGCGCGGTAGGGCTACGCAGCCTGGGTGAGCATGTGCTGCCAGTGGCCACGGCCTTGCGTCACGGCGACCTGGCGCAAGCTCGGCGCCGTGTCGGCTACCTGGTCAGCCGCGAAACCCGCGAGCTGGACGAACCCGCCGTGGCCCGGGCGGCCACCGAGTCGGTGCTGGAAAACGGCAGTGATGCGGTGTTCGCCGCGCTGTTCTGGTTCGTCGTGGCCGGTGCGCCGGGCGTGGTGCTGTACCGCCTGAGCAACACCCTGGACGCTATGTGGGGTTATCGCAACGAACGCTTCGAACGCTTCGGCTGGTGCGCCGCGCGCGTCGACGACGTGCTCAACTACATCCCGGCAAGGCTGGTAGCGTTGACCTACGCGCTGCTGGGCAAAACCCGCCTGGCCTTGGCCTGCTGGCGCAAACAGGGCCCATTGTGGGACAGCCCCAACGCTGGACCGGTGATGGCCGCCGGTGCGGGTGCACTGGGTGTGGAGCTGGGTGGCCCGGCGGTGTACCACGGCGAGCTGCATGAGCGGCCACGCCTGGGTGACGGGCCAATGGCCGACGCCGACGCCATCGAGCGCGGCTGGGGCTTGGTGCAGCGCGGCGTGTGGCTGTGGCTGCTGGTGATCTGCCTGGGGGCTTATATCAATGCTTGAACACGGTGGCCGCCTGCTACGCGCGGTGCGGCAATACGGCGTCGCCCGCGAACAGTGGCTCGACCTGTCCAGCGGTATTGCGCCCTGGCCGTTCCCGATCCCGTCGATCCCCATTGACGCCTGGGCGCGTCTGCCAGAGACCGAGGACGGCCTGGAAGACGCTGCGCGTGCCTACTACGGTGCCAGCCAATTGCTGCCGGTGGCCGGTTCCCAGGCCGCGATCCAGGCCTTGCCGCTGCTGCGTGCGGCCAGCCGGGTTGGGGTACTGACGCCTTGCTATGCCGAGCACCCTTATGCCTGGCAGCGGGCAGGGCACCAGCTGGTGGAGCTGGCTGAAGCGCAAGTCGACGCGGCGCTCGATAGCCTCAACGTGCTGGTGCTGGTCAACCCCAACAACCCCACCGGCCGTCGGGTGCCGCGTGAACGCCTGCTGGATTGGCACGCGCGCCTGGCCGCCCGCGGTGGTTGGCTGGTGGTCGACGAAGCGTTCATGGACAACAGCCCTGTCGACAGCGTGGTCGATTGTGCCGAGCGCCCTGGCCTGATCGTACTGCGCTCGTTCGGCAAGTTCTTCGGCCTGGCTGGCGTGCGCCTGGGCTTCGTTGCCGCCGAACGCAGCCTGCTGCTGCGCCTTGCCGAGTGGCTAGGCCCGTGGACTGTCAATGGCCCCACCCGGGTGCTGGCCCAGGCCAACCTGGCCGACCACGCCGCCCAGCGGCTGCAGGCCGAGCGCTGTGCCGCTGCCAGCCAGCGGCTGGCGATGCTGTTGCGCACCGCTGGCCTGGCGCCCAGCGGTGGCTGCGAGCTGTTCCAGTACGTGCGCTGCGAGCAGGCTGCGCACCTGCACGATTTTCTCGCCCGTCGCGGCATCCTGGTGCGCTTGTTCGAGCAACCACCGGCAGTACGCCTGGGGCTGCCTGCCTGTGCCGCAGACGAACAGCGCCTGGCCCAGGCCCTGGCGGCCTACCAAAAGGAAACGGCATGACCACCCTCATGGTGCAAGGCACCACCTCCGACGCCGGTAAGAGCACCCTGGTGACCGCATTGTGCCGCTGGTTGTTGCGCCAGGGCGTCGGCGTGGTGCCGTTCAAACCGCAGAACATGGCGCTGAACAGCGCGGTGACCGCTGACGGCGGTGAAATCGGCCGGGCCCAGGCGGTGCAGGCCCAGGCCTGCCGGCTGGCGCCCCACACCGACATGAACCCAGTGCTGCTCAAGCCCAACAGCGACACCGGCGCCCAGGTGATCATCCACGGCCGGGCCGTTACCAGCATGAATGCGGTGGCCTACCACGACTACAAAGCGGTTGCCATGCAGGCGGTGCTGGCCTCGCACCAACGCCTGAGCAGCGCCTGGCCAGTGGTCATGGTCGAAGGCGCGGGGTCGCCGGCGGAGATCAACCTGCGTGCCGGCGACATCGCCAACATGGGCTTTGCCGAAGCGGTGGACTGCCCGGTGATCTTGGTCGCCGACATCAATCGCGGTGGCGTCTTCGCCCACCTGGTGGGCACCTTGGAGCTGCTGTCGGCCAGTGAACAGGCGCGGGTCAAAGGCTTTGTCATCAACCGCTTCCGTGGCGACATCGCCTTGCTGCAACCGGGGCTGGATTGGCTGCAGCAACGTACCGGCAAACCGGTGCTGGGCGTGCTGCCGTATGTCACCGACCTGCACCTGGAAGCCGAAGACGGCATCGATGTGCGTCAGGGGGTGAAGACCGAGCGTGTGCTCAAGGTGATCGTGCCGGTGCTGCCGCGCATCAGCAACCACACCGACTTCGACCCGCTGCGCCTGCACCCGCAGGTTGACCTGCAGTTCATCGGCCCGGGCCAGCCTATCCCGGCTGCCGACCTGATCATTCTGCCGGGCTCGAAAAGCGTGCGTGGTGACCTGGCGCAGCTACGCGAACGCGGCTGGGACAAGGCCATCGAACGGCACCTGCGTTATGGTGGCAAGCTGATTGGCATCTGCGGTGGCCTGCAGATGCTTGGCCGTGAAGTGCATGACCCGCTGGGCTTGGAAGGCGCTGCTGGCTCAAGCCCAGGGCTTGGACTGCTCGATTACGCCACGGTGCTCGAAGCCGAGAAGCAACTGCGCAACGTTGCCGGCGCGCTGAGCCTTGAAGCTGTACCGGTGAGCGGTTATGAAATTCATGCCGGCGTCACCACCGGGCCTGCCTTGCAGCAGCCTGCCGTGCAGTTGGCCGATGGCCGTTGTGATGGCGCAATCAGCGCCGATGGTCAGATCCTCGCCAGCTACCTGCACGGCCTGTTCGAAGGCAGCCAGTCGTGCGCGGCACTGCTGCGTTGGGCTGGCCTGGAGGATGTGCAAACCATCGATTACCAGGCCTTGCGCGAACGCGACATCGAGCGTTTGGCCGACCTGGTGGAAAACCACCTGGACACCGCGCGCCTGCGCCAACTGTGTGGGGTAGCCTGACATGCGCAACCTGATCCTCGGCGGCGCCCGCTCTGGCAAGAGCCGCCTGGCCGAACAGCTGGCCAGTGCCAGTGACCTGCCGGTGACCTACGTCGCCACCAGCCAGGCGCTGGATGGCGAGATGAGCGAACGCGTACGGTTGCACCGCCAGCGTCGCCCTGATGACTGGGGGCTCATCGAAGAACCCCTGGCCCTGGCCGCAGTGCTGCGCACCGAAGCGGCCGAAGGGCGCTGCCTGCTAGTGGATTGCCTGACCTTGTGGCTGACCAATTTGCTGATGCTTGAAGATGACCAGCGCCTGGCCGAGGAGCGTGATGCCTTGCTGGCCTGCCTTGAAGAGTTGCCGGGCACTGTGATCTTGGTCAGTAATGAAACCGGCTTGGGCGTGGTGCCCATGGGCGAGCTGACTCGGCGCTATGTCGACCTGGCCGGCTGGCTGCACCAGGCTGTGGCTGAGCGCTGTCAGCGGGTGGTGCTGACCGTGGCGGGGTTGCCCTTGATGCTGAAAGGGCCTGCGTTGTGAGGGGGGCTGGGTTGAGATTGTATTGGCGCGCAGAGGTGCTTGCCTTGGGGTGTGTGGCGCCTGTGAGATCGAGCGCCGCCGGGGGCTCGATCTCAAGGGGGGGGTGAAGATCTCCAGCCAAGCACCCGCCAGCCCCACCACGCACTGATAACCCCCATTACCCATTCCCAAACAGGCCTATAACCATGACTCAACCCTGGTGGCAAACCCCCTGCCAATCCCAAGACACCGCCGCCATGGACCAGGCTCGCGCCCGTCAGCAGCAGCTCACCAAACCTGCCGGCTCGCTCGGCCAGCTGGAAGGCCTGGCCATCCAGCTGGCTGGCCTGCAGGGCTGTGAACGGCCAACCCTGGAGCGCGTCGCGATCAGCATTTTTGCCGGCGACCACGGCGTGGTCGAAGAGGGCATCTCGGCCTACCCGCAGGCGGTGACCGGGCAGATGCTGCACAACTTCGTCGGCGGTGGTGCGGCGATCAGCGTGCTGGCGCGCCAACTGCAAGCCAGCCTGGAGGTCGTCGACCTGGGTACCATCGACCCGCATCTGGAGCTGCCCGGCGTGCGCCATCTGCGCCTGGGTGCCGGTACTGCCAACTTCGCCCGCCAGCCAGCGATGACCGCGGGCCAACTGCAAGCCGCCTTGCAGGCAGGTCGCGACAGCGCCCTGCGCGCTGCCGAACAAGGTGCGCAGCTGTTCATCGGTGGCGAGATGGGCATTGGCAACACCACGTCCGCTGCAGCCCTGGCCAGCGTGCTGTTGGGGTGCCCAGCCACTGAGCTGAGCGGCCCGGGCACCGGCCTGGACAACGCCGGTGTGCGGCACAAGGCCGAGGTCATCGAGCGCGCGCTGAGCCTGCATAGCCTGCGCGGCGAAGAGCCATTGCAGGCACTGGGCTGTGTCGGGGGGTTCGAGATCGCTGCCTTGGCCGGTGCCTACATTGGTTGCGCGCAGGCCGGTATCGCGGTGCTGGTGGACGGCTTCATCTGCAGCGTCGCCGCGCTGGTGGCAGTGCGCCTCAACCCGCAATGCCGGGCGTGGCTGCTGTTCGCCCATCAAGGTGCAGAGCCTGGGCACAAAGCCTTGCTCGCCGCGCTGCAGGCCGAACCTTTGCTGGCCCTGGGCTTGCGCCTGGGCGAGGGCAGTGGCGCGGCGCTGGCCGTACCACTGTTGCGCCTGGCCTGTGCGTTGCACGGGCAGATGGCGACCTTCGCCGAGGCCGCGGTGGCGGACCGCCCGGCATGATCCTCGACTTGCTGCGCCATGGTGAAACGGAACAGGGCGGCCTGCGTGGCAGCCTCGACGATGCCCTGACCGACAAGGGCTGGGCGCAGATGCGCAGCGCCGTGGCAGGGGCCGGGCCATGGCAGGTGCTGGTCAGCTCGCCGCTACAGCGTTGTGCGCGTTTTGCCGATGAGCTAGGGGCGCGGCTAAACCTGCCAGTGCAACGTGAGGCTGCCCTGCAGGAGCTGCATTTTGGCGATTGGGAAGGCCGCAGCGCGGCGCAGATCATGGAAGACCAGGCGGACGCGCTAGGGCAATTCTGGGCAGACCCTTACGCGTTTACGCCGCCCAACGGCGAGCCGGTCGCGGCGTTTGCCGAGCGTGTGTTGGCTGCTGTCGAGCGCCTGGCTTGTCAGCATGCTGGCAAGCGGGTGCTGCTGGTCACCCATGGTGGCGTGATGCGGCTGTTGCTGGCCCGCGCCCGTGGCTTGCCGAGGGCGCAGTTGTTGCAGGTCGAAGTTGGCCACGCTGCGCTGATGCGGCTGGTGCCGGCGGATGATGGCCAGCTGGTCGAGGTGCGCTGAGATGTTGCCATGGTGGATCGCCGTGCAGTTTCTTAGCAGCCTGCCCGTGCGCCTGCCGGGCATGCCGGCACCGCGTGAGGTGGGGCGTTCGTTGCTGTGCTACCCGCTGGTCGGGTTGCTGTTCGGCCTGTTGCTGTGGCTGGCCAGCTATCTGCTGCAGGGCACGCCGGCGCCGCTGCATGCGGCGTTGTTGCTGACCTTGTGGGTGTTGCTCAGTGGTGCCTTGCACTTGGATGGCCTGGCTGACAGTGCAGACGCCTGGTTGGGCGGTTTTGGCGACCGCGAACGCACCCTGCGGATCATGAAAGACCCGCGCAGCGGGCCGATTGCCGTGGTCACCCTGGTGCTGGTGCTGTTGCTGAAGTTCTGCGCTTTATGGGTACTGGTTGAGCAGGGGATCGGTGCGCAGTTGCTGCTGGCACCGCTGATTGGGCGGGCGGCGATGCTCGGGCTGTTTCTGACTACGCCCTATGTGCGACAGGGTGGTTTGGGGCAGGCGTTGGCCGAGCATCTGCCCCGGCGTGTAGCGGGGTGGGTACTGCTGGGTTGTGCGCTTTTCTGCCTGCTGATGGGCGGATGGATCGTGGCGCTGGCGCTGGCAGTGTTTGCCTGGCTGCGGCAAGTGATGTGCCGACGCCTGGGCGGGACCACCGGCGATACCGCTGGCGCATTGCTGGAGTTGCTGGAATTGGCCGTGGTGCTGGGCTTGGCGTTGGGCCTTTGATCTCCAGGCCGACGCGCCCTGCAGGGGCGGGCGTGCGCGCTAACAAGGTCGAAGCCCGAGCACTCCGCCCAGTATCCTGGCATCCTGAAATTTCTTGCAACAATCATGACGCGGGTATATACACGTATTCATGCTGACCAGTGAATGTATCTGTACCCATCTGCGTCGTGCCGCCCGTGGGGTGAGCCGGCATTACGACGAGGCCCTTGCCGGCTTCGGGGTCAATGTCGCCCAGTTTTCCCTTCTGCGGCATCTGCAGCGGCTCGACCGCCCGAGTATCACGACCTTGGCCGAGGCCATGGGCCTGGAGCGTAGTACCTTGGGCCGCAACCTGCGCGTGCTTGAGGCTGAAGGGCTGGTGGCCTTGGCCGATGGCGACGACCAGCGCAACCGCGTGGTGCTACTGACTGAGGCCGGTAAACAGCTGCTGGGCGCTGCCCATCCGGCTTGGGAACAGGCCCAGGCCGAACTGGTCGAGCGGTTAGGGGTCGGGCAGCGGGATGAATTGGTGCGCTTGCTCAATCAACTGGCTTGAATTGATACGACTATAAGCGGGTATATACCCGTAAAATCCTTGCGATGTGCTGGAGATAACGACAATGACTTCGGTGTGGCGAACCAGCGGGTGGGTATTGGTGGGGGCGGCATTGATCCTGGCGCTGTCCCTGGGCGTGCGGCACGGCTTTGGTCTGTTCCTGGCGCCGATGAGCGCCGACTTTGGCTGGGGGCGTGAAGTGTTCGCTTTCGCCATTGCCTTGCAGAACCTGATTTGGGGGCTGGCGCAACCGTTCGCCGGTGCCTTGGCCGACCGCTTGGGCGCGGCGCGGGTGGTGATCATTGGCGGCATTCTCTACGCCGTCGGGTTGATGCTGATGGGCACGGCCGATTCGGCTTGGTCGCTGTCGCTGAGTGCCGGCTTGCTGATCGGCATCGGCCTGTCCGGAACCTCTTTCTCGGTCATCCTCGGCGTGGTCGGGCGTGCCGTGCCGGCGCACAAGCGCAGCATGGCCATGGGTATCGCCAGTGCTGCCGGCTCGTTTGGCCAGTTCGCGATGTTGCCGGGCACCCTCGGGCTTATCCAGTGGCTGGGTTGGTCCGCAGCGTTGCTGGTACTGGGCTTGATGGTGGCACTGATCGTGCCCTTCGTCGGCTTGCTGCGCGACCGCCCGCTGCCCAGCCATGGCACGGAACAGACCCTCGGCCAGGCCCTGCACGAAGCGTGCTCGCACTCCGGCTTCTGGTTGCTGGCACTGGGCTTCTTCGTTTGTGGTTTTCAGGTAGTATTCATTGGCGTGCACCTGCCGGCCTACCTGGTTGACCAGCACCTGGCCGCGACCACCGGTACCACGGTGCTGGCGCTGGTCGGGCTGTTCAATATCGTCGGCACCTTCACTGCCGGCTGGCTGGGCGGGCGCATGTCCAAGCCGCGCCTGCTGACCGGGCTGTACCTGCTGCGCGCGGTGGTGATCGTGCTGTTCCTGTGGGCGCCGGTAACGGAATACAGCGCTTACCTGTTCGGCATCGCCATGGGCCTGCTGTGGTTGTCCACGGTGCCGCTGACCAATGGCACGGTGGCTACGCTGTTCGGTGTGCGCAACTTGTCGATGCTTGGCGGTATCGTCTTCCTCTTCCACCAGCTGGGCGCGTTCCTGGGTGGCTGGTTGGGTGGGGTGGTGTATGACCGCACCGGCAGTTACGACCTGGTCTGGCAGATTTCCATCCTGCTTAGCCTGTTGGCCGCCGCCCTCAACTGGCCGGTGCGCGAACGCCCGGTCGCGCGCCTGCAGGCCCAGGCCGCATGAACCGCTACCTGGCCCGCGGGCTGCTGGCCATCACCGCCTTGCTGCTGCTGGCGCTGGTGTGGTGGGGCTGGCACAAAGGCGGCATGGCGTTGATGCAGCTGGGCATGAGTGTTTGTTAGGCGCTACCCTGCAAGCTCAAGGATAGTTTTGCGGGAGAAACGAACCATGCGTGGACAGTGGTTGACGGTGCCGGTGCTGGCCCTGCTTGCCAGCGCCTCGAGCTGGGCCGCCGATTGCCCGGCGTTATTGCAGGGCAGCCTACCCGAGTTGCGCGGCAAGGGGCAGGTCGACCTGTGCCAACGCTTTGCCGGCAAGCCGCTGGTGGTGGTGAACACGGCCAGCTATTGCGGTTTCGCGCCACAGTTCGAGGGGCTGGAGGCGACGTACAAGGAGTATCACGAACAGGGCCTGGAAATGCTTGGCGTGCCGTCCAATGACTTCAAGCAGGAAGATGCTGACAGCGAGAAAACGGCCAAGGTTTGTTATGCCAACTACGGCGTCACCTTCACCATGACCAAGACACAGGCGGTGCGGGGCAAGGATGCGATTCCGCTGTTTGCTGGGCTGGCCAGCCAGAGCAGTGCGCCGAAGTGGAATTTCTACAAGTACGTGGTTGATCGCAAGGGCAAGGTGATCGGCAACTTCTCCAGCCTGACCAAGCCGGATGATCCGGCGTTCCGGGCAGCCATCGAAAAGGCTATAGCCTCACAGCAGTGATGTAGCCGCTCTTGCTCTTGCTTCGGCTTTTGCTTCTAAGCGCGCGATAGTTCAGGCGCCGCCGATTGCGACTTCAGGAGGCCGAGCGACGGGCTTGCGGAGGGGGAGGGCGGGCATGGATGCCCGAAAAGCGGGATAGTGCGGGTTTTTCTATAGCGCATAGTCCATTGGCGATGGCGACGCTGACTCACCTTTTCGCCCTTACGGCGAGTCACTTTTTGTCAAACGCGACAAAAAGTAACCAAAAAACGCTGCGCTCCCATCATCCGGCCCCTACGCTGCGCTCCGGGGTCCCCTCTCTCCGGCCTTGCTCCCGGGAGGACCGCGCTGCAGGCCCCATCCTGGGGCCCAGCGCTTGACGGGCATCCATGCCCGTCACCTCCCTCCGCAAGACCTGCGTTCGGCCTCCTGAAGTCGCGAAGATCAAGATCAAGATCAAGATCAAGATCAAGATCAAGATCAAGATCAAGATCAAGATCAAGATCAAGATCAAGATCAAGATCAAGATCAAGATCAAGATCAAGATCAAGATCAAGAGCGGGTACTGTGCTCGGGGGGGCGGGCTTGCGTCACTTTGCATGCACCGTAATCGCCACCAATCGCACCACCATCGGCCTCACCATCAACACACAAACGAACGCCACTGGCATCGCCAATTGGTAAGCCTTCAGCACATTGTTCAGGTACTCCGGGTTAACCCCAGCATTCGCCGCGGTAATCACGAAGCACATCAACAGCGCCATGATCGACGACATGTAGAAGGCAAAGACGTAGGGCGTGGCGCCCGGGTGCAATTTGCGTCGGCTGCGCGCCTGGGACAGGTTGCTCATGCGAACTCCTGAAAGGTCAGTGGAGGCGCAGGTTAGCAAGGCGCCGGACGGCAGCTGTAGACCAGCGGTAATGAGTTCTTTATAAAGAGATTCTTACGATTCGAAGAGCTCAGCATGGACCTGCTCAACGCCATCCGCAGTTTCATCAAGGTAGTCGAAGCCGGCAGCATCGCCGCTGGCGCCCGTAACCTGGGCCTGAGCCCGGCGGCGGTGAGCCAGAACCTGGCCCGTCTGGAGGGCCACTTGCAGGCGCGCCTGCTCAGCCGCACCACTCGCAGCATGGCGCTGACGCCTGCCGGCGCCCAGTATTATCAACGCGTAAGGCACATCGAGCGTGACCTCGCCCTGGCCGAGCAGGCCGTCTCAACCCCCGACACTGAGCCTCAGGGGCGGCTGTGCATTGCCTCTACCTCTGCCTTTGGTCGCCACGTCCTGGCACCGTTGATCCCCGCATTCAGTGCCCGCTACCCACTGCTTTCGATAGAGTTGGTAACGACTGATCGGCGCGTCAACCATGCGCGGGAAGATGTCGATGTGAGCCTGCGCATCTCCCCCCAACTGGAAGACCAACTGCTGGCCAGGCACATCGCTCGTATCCCCTTCATTTGCTGCGCCTCGCCCGGTTACCTGCAAAAAGCCGGGGTGCCGGCCACGCCCGAGACCTTGCGCGATCACCGCTGCCTGGTGTTCCGCTACCCGGTGGAGGGGCGCTTCCTGCGTTGGGGGTTCGTGCGTGACGGGCTGCGTTTCGAGGCCGAGTTCGGCAGCGTATTGATCAGCGATGACATCGATGCCTTGACCCAGATGGCAGTGCACGATGGCGGTAT
Proteins encoded:
- a CDS encoding MFS transporter, with the protein product MTSVWRTSGWVLVGAALILALSLGVRHGFGLFLAPMSADFGWGREVFAFAIALQNLIWGLAQPFAGALADRLGAARVVIIGGILYAVGLMLMGTADSAWSLSLSAGLLIGIGLSGTSFSVILGVVGRAVPAHKRSMAMGIASAAGSFGQFAMLPGTLGLIQWLGWSAALLVLGLMVALIVPFVGLLRDRPLPSHGTEQTLGQALHEACSHSGFWLLALGFFVCGFQVVFIGVHLPAYLVDQHLAATTGTTVLALVGLFNIVGTFTAGWLGGRMSKPRLLTGLYLLRAVVIVLFLWAPVTEYSAYLFGIAMGLLWLSTVPLTNGTVATLFGVRNLSMLGGIVFLFHQLGAFLGGWLGGVVYDRTGSYDLVWQISILLSLLAAALNWPVRERPVARLQAQAA
- a CDS encoding glutathione peroxidase produces the protein MRGQWLTVPVLALLASASSWAADCPALLQGSLPELRGKGQVDLCQRFAGKPLVVVNTASYCGFAPQFEGLEATYKEYHEQGLEMLGVPSNDFKQEDADSEKTAKVCYANYGVTFTMTKTQAVRGKDAIPLFAGLASQSSAPKWNFYKYVVDRKGKVIGNFSSLTKPDDPAFRAAIEKAIASQQ
- a CDS encoding DUF2798 domain-containing protein; this encodes MSNLSQARSRRKLHPGATPYVFAFYMSSIMALLMCFVITAANAGVNPEYLNNVLKAYQLAMPVAFVCVLMVRPMVVRLVAITVHAK
- a CDS encoding LysR family transcriptional regulator, whose product is MDLLNAIRSFIKVVEAGSIAAGARNLGLSPAAVSQNLARLEGHLQARLLSRTTRSMALTPAGAQYYQRVRHIERDLALAEQAVSTPDTEPQGRLCIASTSAFGRHVLAPLIPAFSARYPLLSIELVTTDRRVNHAREDVDVSLRISPQLEDQLLARHIARIPFICCASPGYLQKAGVPATPETLRDHRCLVFRYPVEGRFLRWGFVRDGLRFEAEFGSVLISDDIDALTQMAVHDGGITRLAEFIVQPHLASGALVPLFEYSDSGQAYAQTEPMDIYVCVADRFAMTAKVRVFMDYLHGCLGDRWQVRA